A window of the Thermus thermamylovorans genome harbors these coding sequences:
- a CDS encoding NUDIX hydrolase, protein MNPWERLLIEEILSEPVRLVRERVRTHTGKELTYIYRPGPVAASFVLPVTHRATALLIRQYRHPTGKFLLEIPAGKVDPGETPEEAARRELLEEVGARVLEVLPLPPFHPQPSFTAVVFHPFLALGAEVVGRPRLEEGELLETVELPLGEAYTLLERGELEDAATALTLFYARPHLVARGLL, encoded by the coding sequence ATGAACCCCTGGGAGCGCCTGCTCATCGAGGAGATCCTCTCCGAACCCGTGCGCCTGGTGCGCGAGCGGGTGCGCACCCACACGGGCAAGGAGCTCACCTACATCTACCGGCCGGGACCGGTGGCGGCGAGCTTCGTCCTGCCCGTAACCCACCGGGCCACCGCCCTCCTCATCCGCCAGTACCGCCACCCCACGGGCAAGTTCCTCCTGGAGATCCCCGCAGGCAAGGTGGATCCGGGGGAGACGCCAGAGGAAGCCGCCCGGCGCGAGCTTCTGGAGGAGGTGGGGGCCAGGGTCCTGGAGGTCCTCCCCTTACCCCCCTTCCACCCCCAGCCCTCCTTCACCGCCGTGGTCTTCCACCCCTTCCTGGCCCTGGGGGCGGAGGTGGTGGGGCGGCCGCGCCTGGAGGAAGGGGAGCTCCTGGAAACCGTGGAGCTCCCCCTGGGGGAGGCCTACACCCTCCTGGAACGGGGGGAGCTGGAGGACGCGGCCACCGCTCTTACCCTCTTCTACGCCCGGCCCCACCTGGTAGCCCGGGGGCTTCTCTAG
- a CDS encoding GatB/YqeY domain-containing protein: MGIYEAIKETIKEAMKARDGKTLNFARVVKAELDRKGDGKPLPDAEAVKVLKALKEIALEQGNQFEVAFLDRFLPKEMSEEEIEAWIRENVDLSQFKTPLAAIGAVTKALGPKAPGEKVRRVIERLAR, encoded by the coding sequence ATGGGGATCTACGAGGCCATCAAAGAAACCATCAAGGAGGCCATGAAGGCCCGGGATGGGAAGACCCTGAACTTCGCCCGGGTGGTGAAGGCCGAGCTGGACCGCAAGGGGGACGGCAAGCCCCTGCCCGATGCCGAAGCGGTAAAGGTGCTGAAGGCCCTAAAGGAGATCGCCCTGGAGCAGGGCAACCAGTTTGAGGTGGCGTTCCTGGATCGCTTCCTGCCAAAGGAGATGAGCGAGGAGGAAATCGAGGCCTGGATCCGGGAAAACGTAGATCTATCCCAGTTCAAGACCCCCTTGGCGGCCATCGGGGCGGTGACCAAGGCCTTAGGCCCCAAGGCCCCCGGGGAGAAGGTGCGCCGGGTCATCGAGCGTCTGGCGAGATGA